A segment of the Paramisgurnus dabryanus chromosome 5, PD_genome_1.1, whole genome shotgun sequence genome:
CCCTATACATCTCATGGCCACTGTGGTTAGTTTCACAGATCTGGGGCTTATTGTCACTATTACTTGCTCTTATATGCTTATTTGCTTAACATGTCCTGCACCATTTTAATTTCGTTTGGATAAGAACTCAAGCTTTGTATATATAGAGACTTGAAACTCTGCCTTAAAAGAAATACAGTTATATAATGTGATTTGTTAACACCTCAAGGAATTCTGCATGAAGATGGAACATTGGATAATGCCGCAAGCTGTATGAGGTTGGCAGAGGTAGCATTGGCCTATGCTCGAGCAGGTTAGTCAGTAAAGAGTATTTACAATTACTTAATTACACACTTGTTGAACAGTAACGGGTCTACAGTAGCTGTCCATATCACAACATTTATTTGTTTCCTCCAGGCTGCCACATCATTGCCCCTTCAGACATGATGGATGGACGTATTGCATCCATTAAGCAAGCGCTCATATCCAATGATCTTGGAAACAAGGTTGACGcaacagaaaaaaatgacaaatgatTATATAAtacaggggtggggaaccctggtcccggagggccactgtcctgcagagtttagttccaaccctaattaaacacacctgaaaaatctagtCTAATATAATTGGAAattaaattcaggtgtgtttggttagggttggaactaaactctgcaggacagtggccctccaggacccagggttccccactcctgatATAGTATGACAAAATACAGAAACAGTTGTCTTAAAATCTCTCTTACTAGGTGTCAGTGTTGAGCTACAGTGCTAAATTTGCCTCGTGCTACTATGGGCCATTCAGGTAGTGTACAATTATTTTGGATCATTTGCCACAGTAGTTGTAGTATTCTTGAAATACCACCAAGATTTTATTCTTCAAAATCTGAAGTAGGGCTGGGCCATCTATCGCATGGGATTGTCATGCGCATTTCGTCAGACAAAcaggttccttgattagtagtaaatcagaTGAAGCGGCACAGAGTCGTAGTTTACTGAGAAGCTGGGCAATATCACATTCATTATCGCAGGCGATACATTCATGAAAACAAATGCGATACTGCCTAGCTTTTCGGTGAACTACAGCTCTGTGAATGCCACTTCATCTGAAAGCATGTGATGGCGATTTTCTACTAATCTAAGGAActaaggaaccggctttactgagtAGATGCACATGACTATCCCATGCGATATATCGCCCAGCCTAATCTGAAGTAGTCAACATATTTTCCTTCACTTTACATTTGAAAGGGATGCTGCCCAGTCTAAACCAGCTTTTGGAGACAGACGATGCTATCAGCTGCCTCCTGGTGCAAGAGGACTAGCACTGAGGGCCTgcgtaagaatttttttttttacgatgCAATTATCATTCATATTTTTTGTCGGTTGTTCCCCCCACCTCTGCAAGACCATTTATTTGGTTAGTCAAGTGTTGTACTtgatttgtgttatttttgtaGTAGAGTACTTTCTCCTATCACAGATGAATTTGCAAGAGACAATTCTAGGTAAACTATGGCTGCATCCAaaaactctaaattgctgcTTTCTGAGGCAgcattccaaggcaggaaggcatcaaggcatgtccgaatccaatgttaggtttacttcctgactcctgagATACCTCCGTCGTCCTGTTCCACAATTCTATGCGTGTGTGCGCatggggaatgtgattggtcgaggtTGAAAAAATTTAATGGCAGCCAACAAAGtgactggagcacaaattttgtgtaaataaatgtatattttcactttttacaccttttaattgcatCTCTAGCGAGAAACTAGtattattgtagttttcaaatatgtgattagttatcacaaaggcgctctctgtttggTACTATTAAACTATTGCTCTGTTTGTCTTAGCATCCTGGTACCAGCTTGACACAGCAACAATTGGCTAAACCTGCAGTGAGATTGTCTGTCCATGCTTTTGTAGGACCCTCCATTATTTTTGCATACACTCTGTGACCACTCATTTGTACTTTTTTTGCTCCAAAGTTTTCTATGTCAGGTTTGGTGacgtgtgtgtacctggtaattatcacgttgtggggaccaattgttcccacaaagataggaataccagtatttttgcgatcttgtggggacattttgaggtacacatgaggaaacaagcttataaatcaaacagaatgatgtttcatgaaaatgtgaagtcaaaatgttttctttgatggttggggttagggtttggggaagggaatagaatatatagtttggacagtataaaaatgatttacgtctatggaatgtccccacaaaacatggaaactagaatgtgtgtatatgtatatgtaatgTTTTTGACTGTTGTCCAGCTGGGATTTAGTAGCAAGTTGTTGTATTTGAAGTTCATTGTAGGTGTTGCGAAAAAGTACAGGGTGAATTGGGCTCTgtgatttaaaatattatttgaaaatatttttttattattttacttgtaGGATCGTGACGTAAAAGAGGGTGCTGATATGCTTATGGTGAAGCCTGGATTACCATACCTTGATATAGTGAGGGAGGTAAAAAATAAGGTTAGTAATATTTGAACTTTATACTGAATTTCCAAAagcatttttaaattatgtttcagttttaaaatcttttacaaaaatcttaatctttgaggatattataaatatttaagcACATTTAATCTCTGGgtattattttttatacttattttaatacaatgtgtatacaaatataatttttgtcaaaacatgtttattattatgttatcgtgtttaaattgtgttttattgtgctaccTAGCTGTATTTTTCCCAGTTTTAAAggcataaataaaaaacaacaactgcagtttaattgatattaattggaatgcacacaaaaaaatctcattttggaaccaaactcttcatatagttttgtatatgtTTTTCTTACGTGCATTGTTTTTAAAGATATACAAAATGTCACAGGCCACAAATAAATCATGAGTTGTGGGTTTAGTGCATTTCCAAGCTCATTCACTTACAATGTATAAAAATAGAAACATTATTTATTGTCCCTAATaggaacatttaaaatggaTCATGTTAAAGCATGCTAAAGTGCAGATTTTCCAAAGTGACCGAAGTTTCTGCTAGTCTTCATAAATTGCATTCCTTTCTCTCTCATCAGCACCCCACTCATCCGCTGGCAGTGTATAATGTGTCCGGTGAGTTTGCCATGTTGTGGCACGGAGCTCAAGCTGGAGCTTTTGACCTGCGCACTGCAGTAATGGAGGCTATGACTGCTTTCCGCCGGGCAGGTGAGAAAGAGCCCACGTTGAGTCTAGGTTTTCAGAAACACTTTTTTGCTCTGATTGAATTGGTGTCCTTAACTGCTGGCTTTCTCTTAATGCATAAAAAGTGAGTGATATACAGAGGATGTTGAATGTCCTCTTCCATATTTGACATTAGACTTTATTTCTTTCAGGTGCTGATATCATTATTACCTACTACGCCCCACAACTGCTCACATGGTTAACAGAGTAATAGTTGTTTCACCTGTGTCAGTGAACTTGGATAAAAACGCATCTCCTGTCTTTCACAGACTTGAAACGACACTGATAAGCAGATAATATTATATCAATTACAATTTTACAACTGAATCTGATCCATGTATCCAGTCAcaattcaatttttttgttCTTCTCATAGCACAATTGTTAAAAGGTAAAAGTTTCATTTATTTAGTCATTTGTTTTATGTATACCActgtcatttttttctcatcaGCAGAAACATTGGATGTCTTATTGTTATCTCTATTAAGGTTCACAATGCTAGTAAATCTACACAATGTTAAtctgtatataaaaaaaatgagaaTAAAGTTAGAGCCATGTTTAAAcagaattttttattatatggatAACATGAGAACAGTGTTTGTATATCTCATATCAACAACTCTGCTTCGTGCGTGGTAGCAGGATTTTATGATCTGAGCTGGTTATCAGAAATGTCTGTCCCTTTCATAGAGTTTACAGACATTTCTTCATTATTGTCAATCATAATTTACTTGTTGATGGAGTTATTATTAGTGCTGAGTGTATATTCCTAACTAAGATGCTGTTTAAGTGAGCACCACATTGCCTGAGAAGGGCTAAACTGGTGATGATGATGCCCCATTAACTGACCAAACTGCATGGTGTCCTGTAAAAAATGAAATGGATAAATTTAGATAGTTTTAAAGTGCCTTGCGTCATCTGAAGccgacttaaagggatagttgaccaaaaaaatttaattctgtcatcatttactcgcctTCAAATTGTTCCaagcctatttatttttttgttcttctGAATACAAAGGAAGAATGTTTTAAGACTGTGTGTAACCCAACAGATCTAGGGAACCAATGAATTCCACTatagaaaaaaagaatactatggaagtgaatggtgccccagctCTGGGGtatgtttcccaaaagcattgttAGCTAACTAATGGTCGTTGTTACCATTTACCTTTATTAGTAATGACAGAACTTGTGACCATAGTTGCTTTAGGGAAATGGACCCAGTGTTTGGCTATTAACCTGTATCAAAATATTGTTATATGTGTTTAGAAGAACTAAGAAATGCATAAAGGTGTGGGACAACTTGAggataagtaaatgatgacagaattttcgaTGAGCTTTTCCTTtagctttaaaatgttaaaacatcTCTATGTACCACTTACTATTGTCATGTCTCGCTGTGTTACGGACTCTTTTTGAAGTAGTAAGACATGACACAATCCTTTCTGCCAGATAAGAAATCCCTAAGAACATAAATAATTCAACAATTCCATGAAGTGCATTTCAATTACATACACATATCTTAAAGCATCCTTTAATATAGTCTTTTCcatcaaaatatttaaataaaatgtatgcacCTATCCCttatcttattattattattttgactAGTAAGCAAGGGGGATCAGTGAATTAAATATCTACAAAAACAaagacattaaaaaaatctttctgGACAACCCCGGACCAAAGCCTTAGTAGTAATAGGGTTTATAGTAGGTCTATGGTATGATGCCTGGTGCCCACTCTCCAATTTATAAGGGATTGTGTACAtgcgttttatttttatttttttagaatttGAAAAAATACCATCTAAGGATATAAGAATAACCTTGTGATTTTCTTTATATTAATCCAATGCATTAGATTTCTGGTAAACATTACACCCAAGTGGTTTTTAATGATCAAATTTCTGATCTTATTTGATCCTGATTTGTTAATAATAACACAAATTCAAATAGGAatctatatatttattctgtttgCCCAGGTTTATTTTCTCTCCTCCATTGGTTGTTCATGTAAAGTGATATGACTAGTATCTGCTTTCCCCGAAAGATTGTGTAGCCCATTATGTTTGCATCAGTAAAATATGTTCACTACATAtctacacacacataaaatacaatgcacACATTATGTAAAAGCGCACAATTTGACCATGTTGTAATTATGTTGCTTCTGATAATTAAACAGAGAAAAAATTGCAGTGCAGAGTAATATCAATCTTACCTCTCATAATTAGTCATACTAACATAGTTGCTTTAACAGTCTTCTCGTTTATTTGTTGTGATGTTGAAGCACCGGTATGTTCTGTGATCGAATAGTTTGACTTGCAGTTTTAAGGCATAGCACGCAGACGCATTTCATCGGTGTTTGATTATTCTAGACTAGATTTCTAGTGCTAGACAGTTCTATCGGAGTTTACACGAATTTAGAATGATTTATTTTCTGTAGATATAAACTTACAATTCATTCCACAAATTGTGGCATTTGGCAGGTAATGTAAAATTAAACTAAATATTCATCTCTTTTACAGTGTCACACCACTGATCAGTATACATTTTGTTTATGGTGAAGGCTGGTAATGAGCTTAGCTTAGCCGCGTTAGCTGCTAAAGATAAATAACATCAATAACAGCGAAATATCGATGTAATTTCAGGACGTCTTTTGTTTAAACTGTACACTCTttatcttaaaaatgttttttttttacttaacaCAATGTTTTAACTGCCGAGTGTAACGTTAGCAATAAAATTATTCATTGTAGATTTtgaaatgtataatatataatattataatatctgcctaaacattaaaataaattgcTGTAAATACTACTAGCATATGTGTTATaactgcttttaaaaatattatagtttaaaatgtttttgttttattcatatatttgatgaataaataaaaataatctgGGTGGAGAAGGAAAGATTGTGTTGCTGTAAAAACTGGCAGATCTTAAAttagaaagagagaaaatgagAGGGGTGAGATATGTGTAGCTTAGATTGGATAAGCGCAGGTAGGGAATGTCATGTCTATTTGGAGGATAGGTTTTGAAACCTTAGGATCTGTTACAAATCATACCACCAGTAAAGCTGTTGATGGTTCTGGCATGATACGCTGGAATCCGCGAAGCAAGTTAAACGGGATCAGAGCACATTTTTTATCTCAGATAAACAGTGTTAGTTTTCAAAAAAGCAACTAATCATGCTTTCGCTCAAGCTTGAGGAAAAACTTTACTTTCAGGAATTCATTGTGTAGCTTTTTTCTTTCATGGCAACCCCAGATGTTGCTTAAATTTTTTGACCGATGATAGACATTTATAATGTTCTGCTCCTTCAGGATGTCAGGATGGCAAGTGGCCCTGGCTTGCCAGACAGCCTGGTGCTGGAGATCTTCTTGCATCTTCCTCACAAGGCGGTGCTGAGCGCTGGCATTACATGTCGTCAGTGGTTCGCTGTGTCACGAGATGAGTTTCTCTGGAGGGAGCTCTTCTACAACTACTACCGCATCCCACGCTCTGTGCCCAGGCACCCAGGTGCTAAGATAATTCACATTGTGCTTAATTCTTCTGAAAAATCCATTGTTAGCAAATATGACTTGTGCAGTATAATCCAAGTCTTTTGAATACTGCTGATATGGGTTAGATTCCAAGGGGATGCATGAATTGGTCACTGTACATTTAGTTAGGTGCCTGCCAGATGTTAAATTGTTAATTTAGAAGAGCTGAGACCATGGCCAAGttcacaaaatgttttacttattttgttttttgcattttctgcACGTGTGTAGCGGCTTTGT
Coding sequences within it:
- the alad gene encoding delta-aminolevulinic acid dehydratase, translated to MTQPADSILHSSYFHPTLRYWQTCSSDLRPDNLIYPIFITDSPDAVEPIASLPGQARYGVNKLEGLIRPLVEKGLKCVLIFGVPAKIEKDERGSGADTDDTPAVLAVKKLRSTFPNLVLACDVCLCPYTSHGHCGILHEDGTLDNAASCMRLAEVALAYARAGCHIIAPSDMMDGRIASIKQALISNDLGNKVSVLSYSAKFASCYYGPFRDAAQSKPAFGDRRCYQLPPGARGLALRACDRDVKEGADMLMVKPGLPYLDIVREVKNKHPTHPLAVYNVSGEFAMLWHGAQAGAFDLRTAVMEAMTAFRRAGADIIITYYAPQLLTWLTE